Proteins co-encoded in one Flavivirga eckloniae genomic window:
- a CDS encoding T9SS type A sorting domain-containing protein, which yields MMKKLLFLTAFLAAAISFAQDALSWNGNTFDTGTSLTIPITYTSDAVIPGGSITVELWVQQNAAPWGQQWKKAVTHGADLPAGTDLSADIIMDAAGAVANVLNGSNFKTTTEMQASELFGVGEDAGGYRLRISNSDSGFTATLPAQNYITINGTLSADDIGIQKISVSPNPTASTITISTRNNDIKSAKVFDVAGKEVKSFNQLTNMDVSSLARGLYFLRTNTGSVSKFIKN from the coding sequence ATGATGAAAAAATTACTTTTTTTAACTGCTTTTTTAGCAGCAGCTATTTCTTTTGCTCAAGACGCCCTATCTTGGAATGGTAATACATTTGACACAGGAACTTCGTTAACAATTCCTATTACTTATACTTCAGATGCAGTTATCCCTGGTGGTTCAATTACTGTAGAATTATGGGTTCAACAAAATGCGGCACCATGGGGTCAACAATGGAAAAAAGCCGTAACACACGGAGCAGATTTACCAGCCGGAACAGATTTATCAGCAGATATAATTATGGACGCAGCTGGTGCTGTTGCAAATGTTCTTAACGGTTCTAATTTCAAAACAACTACTGAAATGCAAGCATCAGAACTTTTTGGTGTAGGGGAAGATGCTGGAGGGTATCGCCTAAGAATTTCAAACTCTGACTCTGGCTTTACCGCTACTTTACCTGCTCAAAATTATATTACTATTAATGGTACATTATCAGCAGATGACATTGGTATTCAAAAAATCTCTGTTTCGCCTAACCCCACAGCAAGTACAATTACCATTTCAACAAGAAACAACGATATTAAATCTGCCAAAGTATTTGACGTAGCAGGAAAAGAAGTTAAAAGCTTTAATCAGCTTACTAATATGGATGTTTCAAGTTTAGCAAGAGGATTATACTTTTTAAGAACAAATACAGGAAGCGTTTCCAAGTTCATTAAAAACTAG